Proteins from one Desulfonema limicola genomic window:
- a CDS encoding TatD family hydrolase — MNYPYKIVIDSHIHLDLIYKKNNNKLLEWMKIQKYIPVSWAFAEDIETLSDLKNYLKTQQDFIKQMNDRGLKSFFLSGVHPRNIPDDLKPCHIKEMIMPFLDNPFCLGIGEIGLETGSSKEKEIFEAHLEMEKYILEKEKCIGIHTPRNNKKETAGKILDIMDKYPGLKPAAVIDHCSLDIIGRVLEKGWWAGITLSRIKTGFRELAEILDKFPDKINKIMCNSDSGTVFYDDFFNFSDSRDFSADLRQRLTCNNTAEFFKMIF, encoded by the coding sequence ATGAATTATCCATATAAGATTGTAATAGACAGCCATATTCATCTGGATCTTATATATAAAAAAAATAATAATAAACTGCTTGAATGGATGAAGATTCAAAAATATATTCCTGTTTCATGGGCATTTGCCGAAGATATTGAAACCCTGAGTGATTTAAAAAATTATCTGAAAACCCAGCAGGATTTTATAAAACAGATGAATGACAGGGGATTAAAATCCTTTTTTCTTTCAGGGGTTCATCCCCGTAATATTCCTGATGATTTAAAACCCTGCCATATAAAAGAGATGATAATGCCTTTTCTTGATAATCCTTTTTGTCTGGGAATTGGGGAGATCGGCCTGGAAACAGGGAGCAGTAAGGAAAAAGAGATATTTGAAGCGCATCTTGAAATGGAAAAATATATCCTGGAAAAAGAGAAATGTATAGGCATCCATACACCTCGGAACAATAAAAAGGAGACCGCCGGTAAAATACTTGATATAATGGATAAATATCCTGGACTTAAACCTGCTGCAGTTATTGATCACTGCAGCCTGGACATTATCGGCAGGGTATTAGAAAAAGGCTGGTGGGCAGGAATAACACTCAGCAGGATAAAAACAGGGTTCAGGGAACTTGCAGAGATACTGGATAAGTTTCCTGATAAGATCAATAAAATCATGTGTAATTCTGATTCAGGAACTGTATTTTATGATGATTTTTTCAATTTTTCCGATTCCAGGGATTTTTCAGCTGATTTGCGGCAAAGGCTTACCTGTAACAATACTGCTGAAT